Proteins encoded within one genomic window of Triticum aestivum cultivar Chinese Spring chromosome 2D, IWGSC CS RefSeq v2.1, whole genome shotgun sequence:
- the LOC123051263 gene encoding ribulose bisphosphate carboxylase small subunit, chloroplastic 2-like, whose translation MGASSLACHLPSSNTMAPTVMASSATSVAPFQGLKSTAGLPVSRRSSSAGLGSVSNGGRIRCMQVWPIEGIKKFETLSYLPPLSTEALLKQVDYLIRSKWVPCLEFSKVGFVFREHNSSPGYYDGRYWTMWKLPMFGCTDATQVLNEVEEVKKEYPDAYVRVIGFDNLRQVQCVSFIAFRPPGCEESGKA comes from the exons ATGGGGGCCTCAAGCTTAGCCTGCCACCTTCCCTCCTCCAACACCATGGCCCCCACTGTGATGGCTTCCTCGGCCACCTCCGTCGCACCCTTCCAGGGTCTCAAGTCCACCGCGGGCCTGCCCGTCAGCCGCCGCTCCAGCAGCGCCGGCCTCGGCAGCGTCAGCAACGGCGGAAGGATCAGGTGCATGCAG GTGTGGCCGATTGAGGGCATCAAGAAGTTCGAGACCCTGTCTTACTTGCCACCCCTCTCCACGGAGGCCCTCCTGAAGCAGGTCGACTACTTGATCCGCTCCAAGTGGGTGCCCTGCCTCGAGTTCAGCAAGGTTGGCTTCGTTTTCCGTGAGCACAACAGCTCCCCCGGGTACTACGATGGTCGATACTGGACAATGTGGAAGCTGCCTATGTTCGGGTGCACCGACGCCACACaggtgctcaacgaggtggaggAGGTCAAGAAGGAGTACCCTGACGCCTATGTCCGCGTCATCGGCTTCGACAACCTGCGCCAGGTGCAGTGCGTCAGCTTCATCGCCTTCAGGCCACCGGGTTGCGAGGAGTCTGGCAAGGCCTAA